Proteins encoded in a region of the Aquila chrysaetos chrysaetos chromosome 25, bAquChr1.4, whole genome shotgun sequence genome:
- the NME3 gene encoding nucleoside diphosphate kinase 3 isoform X2: MICLVLGLFAGLFQSACGGANERTFVAIKPDGVQRHLVGEIIRRFERKGLQLVGLKLLQASEELLKEHYIALRDRPFYSRLVKYMSSGPVVAMVWQGLDVVKTVRTMIGETNPAESRPGTIRGDFCVEVSKESGLSGHEEEGRRPSQSFPGDQGTWRAALAPLGI, from the exons ATGATCTGCTTGGTGCTGGGGCTCTTCGCCGGCCTCTTCCAGAGCG CCTGCGGCGGGGCCAACGAGCGCACCTTCGTGGCCATCAAACCGGACGGGGTCCAGCGGCACCTGGTCGGGGAGATCATCCGGCGGTTCGAGAGGAAGGGCCTGCAGCTGGTGGGGCTGAAGCTCCTGCAG GCCTCAGAGGAGCTGCTGAAAGAGCACTACATCGCCCTTCGTGATCGTCCCTTCTACAGCCGGCTGGTGAAGTACATGAGCTCTGGGCCCGTGGTGGCCATG GTCTGGCAGGGCCTGGATGTGGTCAAGACAGTTCGGACAATGATTGGGGAGACTAACCCAGCCGAATCCAGGCCTGGCACCATCCGAGGAGACTTCTGCGTTGAAGTCAGCAA GGAATCAGGACTGTCAGGCcatgaagaggaagggaggaggccTTCTCAGTCCTTTCCTGGGGACCAGGGCACCTGGAGAGCTGCTCTAGCTCCACTGGGCATCTGA
- the NME3 gene encoding nucleoside diphosphate kinase 3 isoform X1, with amino-acid sequence MICLVLGLFAGLFQSACGGANERTFVAIKPDGVQRHLVGEIIRRFERKGLQLVGLKLLQASEELLKEHYIALRDRPFYSRLVKYMSSGPVVAMVWQGLDVVKTVRTMIGETNPAESRPGTIRGDFCVEVSKNVIHGSDSVESARQEISLWFHPEELTCWEDTAEHWIYA; translated from the exons ATGATCTGCTTGGTGCTGGGGCTCTTCGCCGGCCTCTTCCAGAGCG CCTGCGGCGGGGCCAACGAGCGCACCTTCGTGGCCATCAAACCGGACGGGGTCCAGCGGCACCTGGTCGGGGAGATCATCCGGCGGTTCGAGAGGAAGGGCCTGCAGCTGGTGGGGCTGAAGCTCCTGCAG GCCTCAGAGGAGCTGCTGAAAGAGCACTACATCGCCCTTCGTGATCGTCCCTTCTACAGCCGGCTGGTGAAGTACATGAGCTCTGGGCCCGTGGTGGCCATG GTCTGGCAGGGCCTGGATGTGGTCAAGACAGTTCGGACAATGATTGGGGAGACTAACCCAGCCGAATCCAGGCCTGGCACCATCCGAGGAGACTTCTGCGTTGAAGTCAGCAA GAATGTGATCCATGGCAGTGACTCAGTTGAGAGTGCCCGGCAGGAGATCTCCCTCTGGTTCCACCCGGAGGAGCTGACTTGCTGGGAGGACACGGCCGAGCACTGGATCTATGCGTGA